One stretch of Zingiber officinale cultivar Zhangliang chromosome 6B, Zo_v1.1, whole genome shotgun sequence DNA includes these proteins:
- the LOC121990161 gene encoding senescence-specific cysteine protease SAG39-like, which yields MGRIPAAAFTVKQCLVLAALFAVISSTAWGRKLSYPESMSMAERHERWMAQHGRVYRDDAEKQRRFDIFKSNVELIDSFNAAGKHKYSLGINQFADMTNEEFKSSYTGFKNMIAAKPIRKGGFMYENVSATPKSVDWRTKGAVTPIKDQGQCGCCWAFSAVAAMEGITKLTAGKLISLSEQQLVDCDVHGEDQGCNGGLMDNAFEFIINNGGLATETKYPYQATDGTCSKQKSSPSAAAISGYEDVPADDEAALRKAVAHQPVSVAIEASGSAFQFYNGGVFTGECGTDLDHGVTAVGYGATSDGSKYWLVKNSWGADWGENGYIRMERDVDAKEGLCGIAMQASYPTA from the exons ATGGGTAGAATTCCAGCCGCCGCCTTCACCGTGAAGCAATGCCTCGTCTTGGCGGCCTTGTTCGCTGTAATATCAAGCACCGCTTGGGGGCGCAAGCTAAGTTATCCAGAGAGCATGTCCATGGCAGAGAGGCACGAGCGGTGGATGGCGCAGCACGGGCGCGTCTACCGCGATGACGCAGAGAAGCAGCGCCGCTTCGACATCTTCAAGTCCAACGTCGAGCTCATCGACTCGTTCAACGCCGCCGGCAAGCACAAGTACTCGCTGGGCATCAACCAGTTCGCCGACATGACCAACGAGGAGTTCAAATCTTCCTACACTGGCTTCAAGAATATGATCGCGGCGAAGCCGATCAGGAAGGGAGGATTCATGTACGAGAACGTGTCCGCGACGCCGAAGAGCGTCGACTGGAGGACCAAAGGAGCAGTCACTCCCATCAAAGATCAAGGGCAGTGTG GATGTTGCTGGGCGTTCTCGGCAGTGGCGGCGATGGAGGGCATCACCAAGCTCACCGCTGGCAAGTTGATCTCTCTCTCCGAGCAGCAGCTGGTGGACTGCGACGTCCACGGCGAGGACCAAGGCTGCAACGGCGGCCTCATGGACAACGCGTTCGAGTTCATCATCAACAACGGCGGCCTCGCCACCGAGACCAAGTACCCTTACCAGGCCACCGACGGCACCTGCAGCAAGCAGAAATCCTCCCCCTCCGCCGCCGCCATCAGTGGGTACGAGGACGTGCCTGCTGACGATGAGGCGGCGCTCCGCAAGGCCGTGGCCCACCAGCCGGTGTCGGTGGCGATAGAGGCCAGCGGATCGGCCTTCCAGTTCTACAACGGCGGCGTCTTCACGGGGGAATGCGGAACTGATCTCGACCACGGCGTCACAGCGGTGGGCTACGGCGCGACGAGCGATGGCAGCAAGTACTGGCTGGTGAAGAATTCTTGGGGTGCCGATTGGGGGGAGAACGGCTACATAAGGATGGAAAGGGACGTGGATGCTAAGGAAGGGCTGTGTGGTATCGCCATGCAAGCTTCCTACCCAACTGCTTGA